One Actinoplanes missouriensis 431 DNA segment encodes these proteins:
- a CDS encoding PHP domain-containing protein — MVTSIDLHCHSTASDGTLTPAELVRAGQAAGLDVLAITDHDTTGGWVPAAAARPEGLALVRGAELSCWWGERAWGGQGIALHLLAYLFDPAEPLLAAELARLREDREQRAEKIVAKLRADGVPISWPEVLEYAAGGSVGRPHIAQALIRAGLVGTTTEAFASAWLGARYFVPKSDLDVFEAVRAVREAGGVTVFAHPRATVRGRVVPDRLIAELAEAGLFGLEADHEDHTPAEREQVRELADQLGLAVTGSSDFHGTHKTVQLGAFRTAPEMYEKIVSAATGVPVLG; from the coding sequence ATCGTGACGAGCATCGACCTTCACTGCCACTCGACGGCCAGCGACGGCACCCTCACCCCGGCCGAGCTGGTGCGGGCCGGGCAGGCCGCCGGGCTGGACGTCCTGGCGATCACCGACCACGACACCACCGGCGGCTGGGTGCCTGCCGCCGCGGCCCGGCCGGAGGGCCTCGCCCTGGTCCGCGGCGCCGAGCTCTCCTGCTGGTGGGGCGAGCGCGCGTGGGGCGGTCAGGGCATCGCGCTGCACCTCCTGGCGTACCTCTTCGACCCGGCCGAGCCGCTGCTCGCCGCCGAGCTGGCCCGGCTCCGCGAGGACCGGGAGCAGCGCGCCGAGAAGATCGTGGCGAAACTCCGGGCGGACGGTGTGCCGATCTCCTGGCCCGAGGTGCTGGAGTACGCGGCGGGCGGCTCGGTGGGACGACCGCACATCGCCCAGGCGCTGATCCGGGCGGGACTGGTCGGCACCACCACCGAGGCGTTCGCCTCCGCGTGGCTGGGTGCGCGCTACTTCGTACCCAAATCGGATCTTGACGTTTTCGAGGCTGTCCGTGCGGTGCGGGAAGCCGGGGGCGTGACCGTCTTCGCTCATCCGCGGGCGACCGTGCGCGGGCGGGTGGTGCCGGACCGGCTGATCGCCGAGCTGGCCGAGGCGGGCCTGTTCGGCCTGGAGGCCGACCACGAGGATCACACGCCGGCGGAGCGGGAACAGGTGCGCGAGCTCGCGGATCAGCTCGGCTTGGCGGTGACCGGGTCGTCGGATTTCCACGGTACGCACAAGACCGTCCAACTGGGGGCGTTCCGGACCGCGCCCGAGATGTACGAGAAAATCGTCTCCGCCGCCACCGGAGTACCGGTCCTGGGGTGA
- a CDS encoding PH domain-containing protein: MDPGEPREPRGEGARRPRDDDENFGFDDPAFDGPEYTRSDPYPDDAAYARDQRRTEEIYEDSGEYQPPSFTPDELEGLDQGGGPRRFLPLEDEPTTLVARYLFPTERYRGEWKRHWIHLTTPIAIGAGATLVLGYLAGFLTRQNIDGMVTVAVLVWLGVISWVAWQVFDWYFDRFILTNKRVMVVNGIITRKVAMMPLLRVTDMKYEQSALGRMLSYGTFVLESAGQDQALREVKHLPNPNELYLRVVEEMYEPQAVEARLGKEDDDAD, translated from the coding sequence ATGGATCCTGGCGAGCCGCGCGAACCGCGAGGCGAGGGTGCCCGGCGCCCTCGGGACGACGACGAGAACTTCGGGTTCGACGACCCGGCGTTCGACGGTCCTGAGTACACACGCTCTGATCCCTATCCGGACGACGCCGCGTATGCACGCGATCAGCGCCGGACCGAGGAGATCTATGAGGACTCCGGCGAGTACCAGCCGCCGTCCTTCACCCCGGACGAGCTGGAAGGCCTCGACCAGGGTGGCGGCCCGCGCCGGTTCCTGCCGCTGGAGGACGAGCCCACCACGCTCGTCGCCCGGTACCTCTTCCCCACCGAGCGATATCGCGGTGAGTGGAAACGGCACTGGATCCATCTGACGACGCCGATCGCGATCGGCGCCGGCGCCACTCTCGTTCTGGGTTATCTCGCCGGCTTCCTCACTCGCCAGAACATCGACGGCATGGTCACGGTCGCCGTGCTGGTCTGGCTCGGCGTGATCAGCTGGGTCGCCTGGCAGGTCTTCGACTGGTACTTCGACAGGTTCATCCTCACCAACAAGCGCGTGATGGTGGTCAACGGGATCATCACCCGGAAGGTGGCCATGATGCCCCTCCTCCGGGTGACCGACATGAAGTACGAGCAGTCCGCTCTCGGCCGGATGCTGAGTTACGGCACGTTCGTGCTGGAGTCGGCCGGTCAGGACCAGGCGCTGCGCGAGGTCAAGCACCTGCCCAACCCGAACGAGCTGTACCTGCGGGTCGTCGAGGAGATGTACGAGCCGCAGGCCGTGGAGGCGCGGCTGGGCAAAGAGGACGACGACGCCGACTGA
- a CDS encoding DUF6758 family protein, translating into MGVTVSCPRCAGQVRKPDLMHSAWRCDNCGDVSPFHVAEHISAEIVGAVLRESAASAERIPLWCPWPLPSGWMVTGAGWSGDDRFGVRATVLACSGPEPLGGGPADLVLVAEQPGVGLGTRFAGIPGLDPGHLLAEALADPGSHTGPHAKIKAAGHPTPLWCVKSPEDRSAYVSEAKGMWLYAVAWPASAGYLLAEHVVLHDLSEGVPPELVFGAPSPYLHGRA; encoded by the coding sequence GTGGGTGTCACAGTGAGTTGCCCCAGATGTGCTGGTCAGGTTCGGAAGCCGGACCTGATGCACAGCGCCTGGCGGTGTGACAACTGTGGCGACGTCTCCCCGTTCCACGTCGCCGAGCACATCAGCGCCGAGATCGTCGGCGCGGTGCTGCGGGAGTCGGCCGCGAGCGCGGAGCGGATCCCGCTCTGGTGCCCCTGGCCGTTGCCCTCCGGGTGGATGGTCACCGGCGCCGGCTGGTCGGGCGACGACCGGTTCGGCGTCCGCGCCACGGTGCTCGCGTGCAGCGGCCCGGAACCGCTCGGCGGCGGCCCGGCCGACCTGGTCCTGGTGGCCGAGCAGCCGGGTGTCGGACTGGGCACCCGGTTCGCCGGGATTCCCGGTCTCGACCCTGGTCACCTGCTTGCCGAGGCGCTCGCGGACCCGGGCTCGCACACCGGTCCACACGCGAAGATCAAGGCGGCCGGACACCCCACTCCACTGTGGTGTGTGAAGTCACCCGAAGATCGAAGTGCCTACGTGAGTGAGGCAAAAGGAATGTGGCTCTATGCGGTAGCGTGGCCCGCAAGCGCGGGCTATCTACTCGCGGAGCATGTCGTCCTGCACGACCTCTCCGAGGGGGTGCCGCCCGAGCTGGTGTTCGGAGCGCCATCGCCATACCTGCATGGTCGTGCCTAA
- a CDS encoding TrmH family RNA methyltransferase, translated as MTAGEDHLTEVGVGPWPGDWPVGEHYDPELLEQGDRRNVVDRYRYWTREAVIADLDERRHDFHVAIENWQHDFNIGTVVRNANAFLAAEVHIVGRRRWNRRGAMVTDRYQHVRHHPAIEDFVAWAAEAGLPVVGIDNLPGSRPMETTTLPRRCVLLFGQEGPGLSGPARAACDQMFSIAQYGSTRSINAGVASGIAMHAWIRAHAKPPPA; from the coding sequence ATGACGGCGGGCGAGGATCATTTGACCGAGGTCGGCGTGGGCCCGTGGCCCGGCGACTGGCCGGTCGGCGAGCACTACGATCCCGAGCTGCTCGAGCAGGGCGATCGCCGCAACGTCGTGGATCGGTACCGGTACTGGACCCGGGAAGCCGTGATCGCGGATCTGGACGAGCGGCGGCACGACTTCCACGTCGCGATCGAGAACTGGCAGCACGACTTCAACATCGGCACGGTGGTCCGCAACGCCAACGCGTTCCTCGCCGCCGAGGTGCACATCGTCGGCCGCCGGCGGTGGAACCGGCGCGGCGCCATGGTCACCGATCGTTATCAGCACGTCCGCCATCACCCGGCCATCGAGGATTTCGTGGCCTGGGCCGCCGAGGCCGGCCTCCCCGTCGTCGGCATCGACAACCTCCCCGGCTCACGTCCGATGGAGACCACCACCCTGCCGCGGCGGTGCGTGCTGCTCTTCGGCCAGGAGGGCCCGGGCCTCTCCGGCCCGGCGCGGGCGGCGTGCGACCAGATGTTCTCCATCGCACAGTACGGGTCGACGCGCTCGATCAACGCCGGTGTTGCCAGCGGGATCGCGATGCACGCGTGGATCCGGGCACACGCGAAGCCACCGCCGGCCTGA
- the trxA gene encoding thioredoxin, with the protein MATVALTAANFDEVTGKDGIVLVDFWASWCGPCVRFAPTYERSSEKHPEITFGKVDTEAEQALAAKFDIRSIPTIMAVRDGVVVFAQPGALPESALESLIEKVEQLDMDEVREQIAAHRKGAHGESATAEPEATAAGRS; encoded by the coding sequence ATGGCGACGGTTGCGCTCACCGCAGCGAACTTCGACGAGGTCACCGGCAAGGACGGCATCGTCCTGGTCGACTTCTGGGCCAGCTGGTGCGGGCCCTGCGTCCGCTTCGCACCGACCTACGAGCGGTCCTCGGAGAAGCACCCCGAGATCACCTTCGGCAAGGTGGACACCGAAGCCGAGCAGGCCCTGGCCGCGAAGTTCGACATCCGCTCCATCCCGACGATCATGGCCGTCCGCGACGGCGTCGTGGTTTTCGCCCAGCCGGGCGCACTCCCCGAGTCGGCGCTGGAGAGCCTGATCGAGAAGGTCGAGCAGCTCGACATGGACGAGGTGCGGGAGCAGATCGCCGCACACCGCAAGGGCGCCCACGGCGAGTCGGCCACGGCCGAGCCCGAGGCGACGGCCGCCGGCCGCAGCTGA
- a CDS encoding intein-containing Rv2578c family radical SAM protein, which produces MRWSHLSAPPDDESLLSRAVPAAPPLPLALPGATVRTFDTPGFAGMTFYEVRAKSLINRVPGQSRVPFEWTVNPYRGCSHACTYCLAGDTPILLADGSTRPLAEIRPGDAVMGTMGAGPHRRYVPTTVLDHWATSKPAFRVTLSDGTRLVSSGDHRFLTDRGWRHVSPTEAHLPALAVGDLMFGVGRFAEPPKESPDYRTGFLCGLVRGDASGGGTAREGDAWVRADGYLDDIPLTEALRWPEMPTGEWFRGFLAGAFSAVGHTERLAVVFTSDDPVYLGRVAEALSHLGLATRRPVHAGRGRSGAGGSGTSTSGRTSSGISTSGRASSGVSNACRGSAGLAGGGPDRVETERHLEAALRFRHMTGASSAPLDASGVGVRANRRLTVVDIEDLGLTLPLFDISTGTGDFIADGVVSHNCFARNTHTYLDLDSGHDFDTRIVVKVNAGDLIRRELADRRWSGAPIAMGTNVDVYQRAEGRYRLMPEILAALRDHANPFSILTKGTLILRDLDLLRQAAEVTRVALSYSVGFVDERVWRSAEPGTPSPSRRLDAIRRLTDAGFSIGVLMAPILPGLTDTEESIDETVAAIAASGATSVAPLPLHLRPGAREWYASWIAREHPHLLPRYRELFGKGSYSRRAYQDEVTARVRMAARRHGLHRPDTVQARRLTEPSQHDSAQTRPLTEPSQPDSAQARPRRGPEPSPGGGSRADQLTLL; this is translated from the coding sequence ATGCGATGGTCCCATCTGTCGGCTCCCCCCGACGACGAGTCGCTGCTCAGCAGGGCAGTGCCGGCGGCTCCACCCCTGCCGCTGGCGCTGCCCGGCGCCACCGTCCGCACCTTCGACACTCCCGGATTCGCCGGGATGACGTTCTACGAGGTGCGGGCGAAATCGCTGATCAACCGGGTGCCCGGCCAGTCCCGGGTGCCGTTCGAGTGGACCGTCAATCCCTACCGCGGCTGTTCCCACGCCTGCACCTATTGCCTGGCCGGCGACACCCCGATCCTGCTCGCTGACGGCTCCACCCGGCCCCTCGCGGAGATCCGCCCGGGCGACGCGGTGATGGGCACGATGGGCGCCGGGCCGCACCGGCGCTACGTGCCGACCACGGTCCTCGACCACTGGGCCACCAGCAAGCCGGCGTTCCGGGTCACCCTCTCCGACGGGACCCGCCTGGTGTCCAGCGGCGACCACCGGTTCCTCACCGACCGCGGCTGGCGGCACGTCAGCCCCACCGAGGCGCACCTGCCCGCTCTGGCGGTCGGCGACCTGATGTTCGGGGTGGGCCGGTTCGCCGAGCCGCCCAAGGAGTCCCCCGACTACCGGACGGGTTTCCTCTGCGGCCTGGTCCGCGGTGACGCCTCCGGCGGCGGCACGGCCCGCGAGGGCGACGCCTGGGTCCGCGCCGACGGTTACCTCGACGACATCCCGCTCACCGAGGCGCTGCGCTGGCCCGAGATGCCGACCGGCGAGTGGTTCAGGGGCTTTCTGGCCGGCGCCTTCAGCGCGGTCGGGCACACCGAGCGGCTGGCCGTCGTCTTCACCAGCGACGACCCGGTCTACCTGGGCCGCGTCGCCGAGGCCCTCTCCCACCTGGGTCTCGCCACCCGCCGGCCGGTCCACGCCGGCCGCGGCCGCTCCGGCGCCGGCGGGTCCGGCACCTCCACGTCGGGCCGCACATCGTCCGGCATCTCCACGTCGGGCCGCGCATCGTCCGGCGTGTCCAACGCCTGCCGGGGCTCGGCGGGGCTCGCCGGGGGCGGGCCGGACCGGGTGGAGACCGAGCGGCATCTCGAGGCGGCGCTGCGGTTCCGGCACATGACCGGCGCCTCCTCCGCGCCGCTGGACGCGTCCGGGGTCGGCGTGCGTGCCAATCGGCGCCTCACCGTCGTCGACATCGAGGACCTCGGCCTCACCCTGCCGCTCTTCGACATCTCCACCGGCACGGGCGACTTCATCGCCGACGGGGTGGTCAGCCACAACTGCTTCGCCCGCAACACCCACACCTATCTCGACCTCGACTCCGGTCACGACTTCGACACCCGCATCGTGGTCAAGGTGAACGCCGGCGACCTGATCCGCCGCGAGCTGGCCGACCGGCGCTGGTCCGGGGCTCCGATCGCCATGGGTACGAATGTGGACGTCTACCAGCGCGCCGAGGGCCGTTACCGCCTGATGCCGGAGATCCTGGCCGCCCTGCGCGACCACGCCAACCCGTTCTCGATCCTCACCAAGGGCACGCTGATCCTGCGCGATCTCGACCTGCTCCGCCAGGCCGCCGAGGTCACCCGTGTCGCCCTCTCCTACTCGGTCGGCTTCGTCGACGAGCGGGTCTGGCGCTCCGCCGAGCCCGGCACCCCCAGCCCGAGCCGCCGTCTCGACGCGATCCGCCGCCTCACCGACGCCGGCTTCTCCATCGGCGTGCTGATGGCGCCGATCCTGCCCGGCCTCACCGACACCGAGGAGTCCATCGACGAGACGGTCGCCGCCATCGCCGCCTCCGGAGCCACCAGCGTCGCGCCCCTGCCGCTGCACCTGCGCCCCGGCGCCCGCGAGTGGTATGCGTCCTGGATCGCCCGCGAGCACCCGCACCTGCTCCCGCGGTACCGGGAGCTGTTCGGCAAGGGTTCCTACTCGCGACGCGCCTACCAGGACGAGGTGACCGCCCGGGTCCGGATGGCCGCCCGCCGGCACGGGCTGCACCGGCCCGACACGGTCCAGGCCCGCCGCCTCACCGAGCCGTCACAGCACGACTCCGCCCAGACCCGCCCTCTCACCGAGCCGTCACAGCCCGACTCCGCCCAGGCCCGCCCCCGCCGCGGCCCCGAGCCGTCGCCGGGCGGCGGTTCCCGGGCGGACCAGTTGACGCTGCTGTAA
- a CDS encoding CoA-binding protein, which translates to MRSAQQLLADANVIAVVGASREPYKPSHTVPLQMLRHGWRIIPVNPFVDEIFGVPTVPTLADLTEPVDLVTIFRPSRDAVEIVRQAAAIKAPAVWLQSGIASTEAKRIAEEAGMDYVQDRCMAVERAVAQLTKLP; encoded by the coding sequence ATGCGGAGCGCCCAGCAACTCCTGGCAGACGCGAACGTCATCGCCGTCGTCGGAGCTTCCCGAGAGCCTTACAAGCCGTCGCACACGGTTCCGCTGCAGATGCTGCGGCACGGCTGGCGCATCATCCCGGTCAACCCGTTCGTCGACGAGATCTTCGGCGTCCCGACCGTGCCGACGCTGGCCGACTTGACCGAGCCGGTCGACCTGGTCACCATCTTCCGGCCGTCCCGCGACGCTGTCGAGATCGTCCGCCAGGCGGCCGCGATCAAGGCACCGGCGGTGTGGCTGCAGAGCGGCATCGCGTCCACCGAGGCGAAACGGATCGCCGAGGAGGCCGGCATGGATTACGTGCAGGACCGCTGCATGGCCGTCGAGCGAGCCGTGGCGCAGCTGACCAAGCTGCCCTGA
- a CDS encoding SDR family NAD(P)-dependent oxidoreductase: MVFDARSAGGSPSRRDATRPADGRPPRSGAPGSDPERTAEPDMMEIVEAEIEETGEAPVTMRLDGKVALVTGAGSPDGIGYATARRLRNLGARVAIVSTTRRIHERATELGVTGFVADLTDESEVGALADAIADQLGDVEVLVNNAGLASRTSPEVLRPVAQLTLDEWKAEIDRNLSTAFLCSRAFVSGMAERGWGRIVNLAATAGPVNALPTEAAYAAAKAGVVGLTRALAMELVADGVNVNCVAPGTIYTAASTVTEIKQGLGTPIGRPGTPDEVAAAVAFLCSPAASYITGQMLVVDGGNSVREAQFR; this comes from the coding sequence ATGGTCTTCGACGCTCGTTCCGCCGGGGGCAGTCCGTCCCGGCGTGACGCCACCCGCCCCGCAGATGGCCGTCCACCCCGTTCCGGCGCTCCCGGATCCGACCCCGAACGGACCGCCGAACCGGACATGATGGAAATCGTGGAAGCGGAGATCGAAGAGACCGGCGAAGCCCCGGTCACCATGCGCCTGGACGGGAAGGTCGCGCTGGTCACCGGCGCCGGAAGCCCGGACGGCATCGGGTACGCGACGGCCCGTCGCCTGCGCAACCTGGGTGCCCGTGTCGCGATCGTGTCCACCACCCGGCGCATTCACGAGCGGGCCACCGAGCTCGGCGTGACCGGTTTCGTGGCGGACCTGACCGATGAGTCCGAGGTCGGGGCGCTCGCCGACGCGATCGCTGACCAGCTCGGTGACGTCGAGGTGCTGGTGAACAACGCGGGGCTGGCGAGCCGTACCAGCCCGGAGGTCCTGCGACCGGTCGCGCAGCTGACGCTCGACGAGTGGAAGGCCGAAATCGATCGGAACCTGAGCACCGCGTTCCTGTGCAGCCGCGCGTTCGTCAGCGGCATGGCGGAACGCGGCTGGGGCCGGATCGTCAACCTGGCCGCCACCGCGGGCCCGGTCAACGCGCTTCCGACCGAGGCGGCGTACGCGGCGGCGAAGGCAGGCGTGGTCGGCCTGACCCGCGCCCTCGCGATGGAGCTGGTCGCCGACGGCGTCAACGTGAACTGCGTGGCACCCGGCACGATCTACACCGCCGCCTCCACGGTCACCGAGATCAAACAGGGTTTGGGTACGCCGATCGGCCGTCCCGGCACCCCGGACGAGGTGGCTGCCGCCGTGGCGTTCCTCTGCTCGCCGGCAGCCTCCTACATCACCGGCCAGATGCTGGTCGTGGACGGCGGCAACAGCGTCCGAGAGGCCCAGTTCCGCTAG
- a CDS encoding DMT family transporter, with the protein MRSPRQDDAPAIRTHGVPIPPPTTVLALVVAILAVSSSGPLIAFAAAPAIAIAFWRNALATVVLTPVALTSRRAEVSAIVRGARRRDGLFCVLAGVALAVHFATWMPAVQLGSVATATALVATQPVWQGLIAAAQGRRPSAAGWLGIGLAVSGAAWATGADLGVSGQAVLADVLALLGAMAASVYTALGERARSALSTTTYTWICYGTCAAILLVVCLVAGVDLRGYDTGTWAAILALVVGAQLLGHSMFNYALQHTSATAVSVLILLEVPGAALIAWWWLGQQPSTHSLPGLALLLAGVAVVILGAARAGRSTPAPS; encoded by the coding sequence ATGCGCTCACCGCGTCAAGACGACGCTCCGGCGATCCGTACCCATGGGGTGCCGATCCCGCCGCCCACCACCGTTCTGGCGCTGGTCGTGGCGATCCTGGCGGTCTCCTCGTCGGGGCCGCTGATCGCGTTCGCCGCGGCCCCCGCGATAGCCATCGCGTTCTGGCGCAACGCGCTCGCGACGGTGGTCCTCACGCCCGTCGCGCTGACGTCCCGGCGGGCCGAGGTGTCCGCGATCGTTCGCGGCGCCCGACGGCGTGACGGCCTCTTCTGCGTGCTCGCCGGAGTCGCCCTCGCCGTCCACTTCGCGACCTGGATGCCGGCCGTCCAGCTGGGCTCGGTCGCCACGGCCACCGCGCTCGTCGCCACCCAGCCGGTCTGGCAGGGCCTGATCGCGGCCGCGCAGGGGCGGCGACCGTCCGCGGCCGGCTGGCTCGGCATCGGGCTCGCGGTCTCCGGCGCGGCCTGGGCGACCGGCGCAGACCTGGGCGTTTCCGGTCAGGCGGTGCTGGCCGACGTGCTCGCGCTGCTGGGCGCGATGGCGGCGTCCGTCTACACCGCGCTGGGCGAGCGGGCCCGGTCGGCGTTGAGCACCACCACGTACACCTGGATCTGTTATGGCACGTGCGCGGCGATCCTGCTGGTGGTCTGCCTGGTGGCCGGAGTGGATCTCAGGGGCTACGACACCGGGACCTGGGCCGCGATCCTGGCGCTGGTGGTGGGCGCGCAGCTGCTCGGGCATTCGATGTTCAACTACGCCCTGCAGCACACGTCGGCAACCGCGGTGAGCGTGCTGATCCTGCTGGAGGTGCCGGGTGCGGCCCTGATCGCCTGGTGGTGGCTGGGCCAGCAGCCGAGCACGCATTCGCTGCCGGGTCTGGCGCTGCTGCTGGCCGGCGTGGCGGTGGTCATTCTCGGCGCCGCGCGTGCCGGCCGGTCGACCCCGGCGCCATCCTGA
- a CDS encoding HAD family hydrolase: MSAYRAVVFDFFGTLTRSVQRGPQHADIARSLGADPEAVTGVLNRTFRARACGRYGSAEATLRWVIEQAGGRPRPGAIRAAMPARIDALRADTQLRSDAVSALTAIRGRGVRTAVISDCTHELPAFLPGLPVAPLLDAQIYSVELGVCKPDPEIYLAACDRLGVAPSDCLYVGDGGSHELTGAAAVGMTPVRLAAPDLASHLVFDADTNFAGRTVRSLTDVLALLRHTPAMAV, from the coding sequence ATGTCCGCGTACCGTGCGGTCGTGTTCGACTTCTTCGGCACCTTGACCCGTTCTGTCCAGCGCGGACCCCAGCACGCTGACATCGCCCGGTCGCTCGGTGCCGACCCGGAGGCCGTCACCGGCGTCCTCAACCGCACCTTCCGGGCCCGCGCCTGCGGACGCTACGGCTCGGCGGAGGCCACGCTCCGCTGGGTGATCGAACAGGCCGGTGGCCGGCCACGCCCCGGCGCCATCCGCGCCGCCATGCCGGCCCGGATCGACGCGCTGCGCGCCGACACCCAGCTCCGATCGGATGCGGTCAGCGCGCTCACCGCCATCCGCGGCCGAGGCGTACGCACCGCGGTGATCAGCGACTGCACCCACGAACTACCCGCCTTCCTGCCCGGCCTCCCGGTGGCGCCGCTGTTGGATGCTCAGATCTACTCGGTCGAGCTCGGCGTCTGCAAACCGGACCCGGAGATCTACCTGGCCGCCTGTGATCGGTTGGGCGTGGCGCCGTCCGACTGCCTCTACGTCGGCGACGGCGGCAGCCACGAACTCACCGGCGCCGCGGCCGTCGGCATGACACCGGTCCGGCTGGCCGCGCCCGACCTGGCGAGCCACCTGGTCTTCGACGCCGACACCAACTTCGCCGGCCGGACCGTGCGCTCCCTCACCGACGTGCTCGCCCTGCTGCGGCACACCCCGGCGATGGCCGTCTGA